GACCTTTCTTGTAACCATCTTTTGGGAGAGATACCACAACAACTCGCTTCTCTTACATATCTCGAATTCTCAAATCTCTTCCACAATCATCTCAAAGGGTGCATTCCTCAAGGGAATCAATTGCATACCTTTGAGAACAATTCATATGAAGGTAATGATGGATTACATGGATTCCCAGTTTCTTGCAACGATCATGTATCAGAGACAAATTATACCGTATTTGCATTAGACAATCAAGACAACAATTCtgaatttctaaatgatttTCGGAAAGCTGCTCTTATGGGCTATAGTAGTGGACTATGTAGTGGGTTATCCATagtatatttcatgatttcaacTGGAAATCCAAAATGGCTTGCAAGAATCATTGTGGAACTGGAACACAAAATTACTATGCGAAGGAGAAAGAAGTTGCGATGTCAAAGGAATCACAGAAGAAGAAATAATCCATTGTAGACAAGTTATTAATTGAGCAAGATTTGATTTCAGAACTTTAGGTATTCAAGTTAATCACTATGTTGATCTTTTAGTTTATTGTAATTATCTAATGTTTATACTTTTTCAGAACTTTAGGTATTCAAGTTAATCACTATGTTGATCTTTTAGTTTATTGTAAGTATCTAATGTTTATACTTTTGTTATAACAATTAAGCAAGATCTATACTGAGCATAATTGTATTTACAATAATTTCAATAAATAGAAGATTTTGAAAAGGATTAGCCTTAGTTGATGTTTTAAGCTAGTAAAAATTtaactatatataacatacgaCGGAGGAGGAATCaattcaataaaatttcaaatcttTACCACAGTTGGAATCTATCATTACAGGTTCTAAGTACAATCCATGATCTAATTATTTAGTAATTGGATGTGTCAACATTGTATAGTTTCATTTTAGCATGGTCTAGCTATAACAACTCTCAATATTTCGAAAAATAATTTACAAGTATTTGACTCGCtatcttatttttcaaaatttcagatGTCAAGAATAGGAAGGCATTGGCGTATTGGATTTTGTCAGAGAGAGAAAGGATTCTAAAGAAAAAGATTGGGTCTTGAAGAGAGTTTCTAtagaaaatatgtatttttgaaAGCTATAAGATTTGAAAAACCTTGAGCTGATAActggagtattttttttttcttcccctTTGTTCACAAGTGTTCTGTACATAATTTATGTACGTCTCTAATAAGTTGTCCTGATTGGTTGTTCTACTTACTGTTTTTTCTGGCAAGGATATATCAAAATGTCTGATTATGGAAATGGGTAGATAAGTCGATGCACATTGCACATGTACACACACAGATCAAGTTAATGGCATTGCAAATGTCTTGGCTGCACCACAACAGTGTGCTGTCGGCAAGATGAATACAGGCAGTCTCAGTGATTATTTCTATCAAACACAAGCATTTTAGCAAATATATAAAGAGATGTAATGTTCAAATTGGTGTGAGACTCGTTGATTTTTATCAAAAGATTCTAGTATGAGAGACCTGTAAACTCTGGCAGGGGAAGTTAAGTGTGAGGGGTTTCCACCAGGTTCTAACCCGCTCTGAAGTTTATAAATTattcaaaaacaagaaaaatgtaaAACGTCTTTCCAAAAGAATCCTCACCTTGAACTGCAAAAAGGATTTCATCAACATCTAAATTCTAAaggatgctatatatatatggtgtgaACTTAGGCACCACCAGAGCAATATTTCTTTCCGATAACGACCATTTGAAGCTTATTAGATTGACATAACCCGACGGCATGTATAGTAATGCAGGGAGGGGTCGATCTATACATTGAACATATACCTTTCTTGGGGTAATTAACTGATTAAGTGATGAGTGTAAATTCGATGTTAAGAGTCACTTATGTGGAGACTCTGCTTACTGAAATACCTAAGATTTGTGATCtgagaaagaaaaatgatttatGGAGGTTCATATATATGAGTCCATCCCAATAACTTAGTATTGTGAATAGGGGTGTCAATTATGACCCAAATGATGATGGCCCGTCCaatcgctcaaaattttatgtgttGGGCTCAAGATAATTTTGTATTGGGTTGATTTTAGCACAACCCAACATAACTCATTTTAGGGTGATCTCCAATTTAGCCCATTTTTAAAATCTACTTTAATTTGGATTTATTGCTTGAGATCTCCAATTTGAACTCACTCCCACCCCCAACCAGCTGTCGCCCCCCCCCCTCTCCCACCATACcaccttaaaaaaaatttaaaaaatcttttgtggtatttttacaccacccacccccctgCGACCCCTACCAactctccaatttttttttttaaagaagttttttgtgatttttcacGCTACCTGTGACCACCCCCACCCTccaaaaaagtttaattttttttaaataaaaagtttctttttgtgggcccccccccccccccccgacacacacacacacacacaaccaaaagtttaacttcttcttttttatgaaaagtttttaattttttcttttttggtctcTTACACCATACCCTCCCCCACCCCAGCCCTACGTCTccgaattttctacttcatagagtatattttattttatttttattaaaaaaatgtgaaattttcGTGGTTAAATTTGGTGTTGGGTGGGTAGTAAGGGcatgggtgggggtgggggtagggctGCGTATCGGATGGTTAGGTTCGGATTTGAAAGTTATCGATTTGTAGACATGTTAAACCGTTAAGGTATCGGTTACTGGGTTATTGGTTAATCGGTTGTTGATCGTTATCGGATCGGTTATCGGTTAAGGTTTAACCGTTAAGATTTCACACgaatattttcaagaacaaagaACCCATCTTCAAAAACTGAAAGTAGCTTCGAACAAAATTATCCAATTGGAATAGGAAGGACGTAAGTAAACTTGGATCAAAATTATCATAACGTGTCACTGCAGACAGCCAAACACCAATGCATGAGGAAAATAAGAAACATTCTCCAAGCATTTATTGTTCCAAAATGCACTTTCAGGTAGTCACAAGGAAATCACGTATAGTGCATAAGGAAATTGCCGCTAAGGGTTTGCTAAGAGACTAAGTTTCTAAAGTGAGAAATCAAGTGAGCCCTACGTCTAGTCAAgtgattttatatataaaagggtATAAGTGTAATTAAATAAACGGAAaaaggccaaatatacccctgtactatcggaaaagggccaaatatactaCTCGTTAtgctttgggttcaaatatacctctgacgttatactttgggtccaaatatacccctatcatTATCTTTTTggcacaaatatacccctcattttaACGGAGGGACACATGTCATCATCCTATTGGCCTATTTTAAATTATCTctgaattaattaaatctaactCATAACCCGGTGTTCAATTAAAAAACCCATACCCATACCCAAAAAATTTGAGTTAAGGTTCTCTCTTTCactgaaaaattaaaaattcttaTTCATAATGGACAGAATGAATATCCTTTCGTGCCTAATTCtgttcttcttttattttccaaGGGTAAGCACATGTACTTTCCAAAAACACTCGCTTGTAATTGTCCTAAAACACTTGCATTACGCAAAAAGACGGCATAAAAACGTACCGCAtccatttctcaaaaaaaaaaaaaaaaaaaatcaaaattgttTGTTTACAAAACCACCGCAAATCTGTAACACCCTTAATTGATTCCTGGTTCCTCTTTTGTAAACACAGCCATTGGACAATACTACTATTGTCGGAAAAAGGATTGCAGAAGCAGCAATTGAAGAAGCTCTCAACCTGAATTTTATGGGTCTTTTAATTGGATATGGGTTATAGGttggattttaattaattaagagatAATTTAAAATAGGCCAATAGGACGATGACACGTGTCCctcgaggggtatatttgtgccAAAGTATAATGGCAGGGGCATATTTGGGCCCAAAGTATAACAACAAGGGTATgtttgaacccaaagtataacgaggggtatatttggccattttccgatagtacaggggtatatttggccctttttcgttCAATAAATGGTCATCGGCTCACCCACTAGTAAAAGTGGTCAAACCGAGACCGGAACCGATACCCCAATAACCATAAAACACCCCCTGATACCCGAACCAATAACCCATTAACCTGAACTATTAATCCAATAACCCAATAATTAGTTCGGGTTATTGGTTTAACCGTTAATTTGCACATCCCTAGGTGGGGGTAAAAAAGGTTTccatttcttataaaaaatttataaaagtaaagtaaaatatatgaaatagaaaatttcatttccacgaaaaatatttttttcggaAATATTTTCCACGGTCCACGAAAAAATGTTTtcggaaaaaatatttttcaagaaaaatgtatttctagaaaatattttatgcGGAAAGCgttttcctagaaaatagactcttcaaaaaaaaaaaattgggtcaaATTGGGCAAGTCATGACCTAATCCATTTTTAGCCCATTTCAGCCCAAATAATTTCTGGGTCAATCTTAGCCCAACCCATTAATGAGCTCAGCCCATTTTAACTATCTCAATTTCagcccaacccgcccatttgacacccctaattGTGAATGTGAAAAATCCTTAATTACTTGTAAGAAGCTTAAGATTGCATCAGTTATAATGTTACAGTGGCGAGACCGGTAATGAACTATTTTATTCAGAATTGTAGGTAATTGGTTGCGATATAGTTTGTAGCTTAGCGGAAACAAATAGGCAACCGATATATAGTTCAGAATTGTCATGAGTTGGTCGTCTCTTCACCTATTCTTGTGGGTTGTTTTTACACTTATTTGTGATGTTTTTCTTCTGAGGTTGTGTTTTAGATTTCTGCGATGGATGTGCTTTTAGGAGAATATTGGCCTCGTAATCTGTATAGTCTATTCAATACACCTCACTGAACTTAATTTATTGCCTGAAACACAACCCTTTATATCGGACAGACCTGTTTCACTTAATGAGTAGTAACATCCAAACGAAAATTCGATTCACAATTGTTTGACTCGCTATCTTAGTTTTCAGATGCCAAGAATAAGAAGACGTTTTTTTTCCCCCATCACATAGGAGCGAAAGACTTGAATAAGAAGACGTTGGCATAATGGAtttagtttgttttttttttggttaaacaaATCCACTAGGCAAGGTGGTTAGAGCTAgtttttactccctccgtccacttttacttgtcacgtttCGTTTCACGAGAGAGTCAAACTGCAtaaactttgaccaacattttaacatggaatttttcatcatattaatatgagaagaatgtcaacttatagtatttttcgtATAGTTTCCGAACAtctaaattttagttttaaaatattgaattaatctaatttaatttagctccgaaaattagtcaaattgactctcgagaagcgaaacgtgacaagtaaaaatggacagaGGGAATATTTATATAAGGGAAAAAGGTGCGAATATACCTCTAAACTTTGcaatttagagcagatatacccccgTTATAAAAGTGGTGTAAATATACCTCTGTCGTTacaaaatgatgcaaatatacccctgccctTACACAAATattgcaaatatacccttttcgctaacgggatttttttttaaaaaaaaaaaagaatcacttgggttattttttaattaaaaaaatgccatGGCTTTAAAATATgcatgggtagacttattttttttaaagccacggagatattttttcaaacaaaccagacccgacccaccagaaattttttttaccatgtggcattagaaaaatatgtctactaaaaacaAAAGAGTTTTTAAAGacacatgacattttttttatttaaaaaataagctaaatgatttttaaaaaaaatcccgTTAGTGAAAAGGgtcaggggtatatttgcaccattttgtaacggcaggggtGTTGCATCCTATTTTTACCACGGCTAAACAAAGTACAACTTATGAGGCTCTAAAAGGATTAATTATGTACAGAGTCGCCACCTAGCATTTAAGGTATACTAGGATACCTCTAAGTTATTAATATATGTGACTTAAAAATAGTCCGCGAAAACAAGTGAGATTCTGGGTAAAGATTCAAATTGGGTTCAAATTATTCCGAAGGGAATGTTTTAAGCatccttcaaaatctacaaaataTGGTCCCCGACTGGACCTGATTTGATTGCATAAGGGTTGTGTAAAAATGATTGGTTATTATGTACAAAGAATTATAAAATGTTCGAACAAAGAATAATGAATGTGAATGTTATGCAGTAAAATGTgaatatatgtgcatgtatgaaaatatatataacaagaTAGAAAAGTAAAGTATAAAAATTATTGTATTTATGAACTTATATAAGAATAATCTTTGagtttttaaaagaattagaattcaaaatatatataagaaaaagcCCGTAAAGAATGActtaaagaatgaaagttgatcTATAAAGGATAAGTTGCCACTGAAAcatttaattgaaaaataaataaagtatagaAAGAAGGGGAGTAAAATGGCTAACAATATTAgctaataaaattaattattaatggaGCTGAAGAATGAATGtaacataaaatatttaaaaaaaatgactgaatgtaatgatttttttttttttttttggttttcaagGGAACATGAGCGCTTAAAAGATATTTACAAATGTTTAAgagaattaatttaaaagacTGATTTTAGTAAACAAACATAAGATACGCAATGTCAAGAATATTAACAAATATGAGTGCAGTTTTATGAATAagatgtgatatttttttttaaaattgtgttTATTACATAGCAGGGAGGGGAAGGGAAAAtggattacaatgtggggattcgaaccctcaccaactaGGTgagagttcaggtagccaaccaactgagctactaaatcCCTACAATAAGATGTGATATAAGGAAAGCATATAagtgaaataaaataataacgacCTAATGTTAATTTGCCTAAAACACGTAGTgaactttaaataaaaaatgtgtaacattaataaataaataccaCCAATCGGCAccccaaaaaataaagtttcacTATATTTTATTCTTTGTATAATTTAAGAACATAAAAGTAAATACAGATAGAAATCCGAAAAGATCTTTGAGAGTCGTCTTCGGAAAGTAACTCTGGATACCTACataaaacttaataaaaatGTTAGTAATGGATAAATATTTACTAAATGAATTAACGAAAcaacaataaatatatattgcgatttaaaattaaaaaaaaaccgtCTTATGTGCAGGGAGGCCTCGAAAATCGACGGcaatttcttcatcggccaaatatattatttgtttttttaactcacaaaagaaaaacaattagTAGAAAATTGATGAACAAACAcccaaaatgaaataaaacagtCCATCAACCCAGCATAGTTCACCGGAGATTGAGGTTTTCTTTTCTTCAGTAAGGTAGTGGCGTCAGAGCTCCTTGAGCAAAATCAATGGGGGTTGGAAGTGGTGAGCaaataaaaaggagaaataGTCTCTCCCAGAATCAAAGAGATGAGAGGAGTTTGTGAGTATGAGAAAGGGAGAAAGGTGAGaaagtcttcttcttcttttttttttttttcaaaagaaagaggCACGAAAGAGTTTAAAAAGAAAGATCAGCAAAGTCTTCAAAGTTACGTAAGAGGAAAAAAAGTTAGAAGGAAAAGTCTTCAAAGTTAGAAAAAGAATGTAGAGAAGTTTGAAAAGGAAGGTGTAGGTAAAGAAAAAACGGAAAAGGTCCAGATGTGCCCTTCTACTATACGAAATTGCACGGATATGCCCGTCGTTAAAAGTTGGTCTCACATATACCCTTAACGTTACTTTTTGGGTTACTCATGCCCTTGATTTAACGGAAACCTGACAAAAATATTGGAGGGCAGATTTGTGCAGTTTCGCACAGTATTGGGGCATATTTGATCCACTGAAATTCCTAAATATTAtggcaaaaaataaaaacatggcACAAAATATCATTGCATTCCGAAACATAAAAAACATTTGCAATTACAATCCATGCATCCACCATTACATTACATTACATCTAAATTATACAACTAAAAGATCAAATGCAATTACAATCACcttttaaagattgttttcacAAACAAGAGCACCATTTTCCCTATTCAAAAGATTTgttttactaatgataatatcatttttatttttcaatttgttgatgATCTGGATAGTTTTTTCTGGATATTTTTCGTCTTTCTACATGATAATGCATGCAACAACTGCCGcacaaaacataaacataaaaaaaattcatcacagttctgtcccaaaaaaaaaaaaaaatcacaagtctAATGTAAGTCATTATAGATCACAAAAAAATCACAAGTCATTACAGATCTACTAAATTTCTGTTACGCGTGGAATTCGCGAAAGGGCAATACCACATTGAATTTTATATAAGACCGTATAAATGCTTAAATGTAATATTCTCTCTATTATTGTTATCAAAGTTTCAGCACTATGGGAGACGTATTTTCAGGCGTCATAAGTCTAATGTAAGTTATCTTTTtttccttgtgatttttttttgtggcaaatctgtaatgaatttttttgtttttttatgtttatgttttgtgCGGCAGTTGTTGCATGCATTATCGTGTAGATACTGGGActggaagaagaaaaatatccAGGTCAtcaataaattgaaaaataaaataatatcatcattagtaaaacaaatcttttgaaaagagaaaatggTGCTCTTGTTTgtgaaaacaatctttaaaagaTGGTTGTAGTTGCATTTAATCTTTTAGTTGTATAAtttagggataaggcaccattaccccctgaactatacccgaatttgctacgacacaccttacctttcccagggtcctattacccccctaaacttatttaaaacggaataattaccccctaaacgcgatgtggcaaagagagtgtgtttcactctcttcgAGAGagtgaaaacataaaaaaggggaaaacttaatttttttttcttaaaaatctgcattttcttaaaatttgaaaataaatcaagtcttccacatttagttttaaaaaaagggttttccacatgttaagaaaataattatttttttcaaaattttataaaaattcggttttttcacattttggcaagaaaagcacttttccggattttatttgaaaaataaaagtgtcctaagaaaatgaaatcatgaaaatcaagattttttaagacatttgaaaaaaataatcaagtttccatatttttaacaaatccattttttcatatttaaaaaaaaaaatcatttttcagtttttttttctttttcaaaaacgggttttaaaaaaaaaaaacaaattttcaattttttttttaaaaagggttttaaaaatcctttttttaaaagaaaattcagtttttaatccatgtttttagtttttttttttttttttaaatgggtttaaaaaaaaatcaaattttcaaattaaaaaaaaaaacgggttttaaaactcatttatttttaatgaaaattcagttttttatttttattttaaaaaaaattgacacgtggtaaaaaattaaaaaaaaagaagaaaataaataaatacacatgtggcaaggagagtgtatgtcactctcccatatgagagtgggcatcagcttttaggggggtaattattccgttttaaataagtttagggggatAATAGGACcctgggaaaggtaaggtgtgtcgtagcaaattcgggtatagttcaggggggtaatggtgccttatccctatAATTTAGATGTAATGTAATGGTGGATGCATGGATTGTAAT
This portion of the Lycium ferocissimum isolate CSIRO_LF1 chromosome 1, AGI_CSIRO_Lferr_CH_V1, whole genome shotgun sequence genome encodes:
- the LOC132030941 gene encoding receptor-like protein Cf-9 homolog, which produces MLDLSSNAFIGNFLVWLLKAMRTIDHTMKAPIDEGDGYYQDSVAIVTKGLELEVVRILFLYTTIDLSNKKFEGHIPSVLGDLIALRVLNLSHNGLRGHIPSSLGNLSVVKSLDLSCNHLLGEIPQQLASLTYLEFSNLFHNHLKGCIPQGNQLHTFENNSYEGNDGLHGFPVSCNDHVSETNYTVFALDNQDNNSEFLNDFRKAALMGYSSGLCSGLSIVYFMISTGNPKWLARIIVELEHKITMRRRKKLRCQRNHRRRNNPL